TGGAAAAAGTTTCACGAATAAGAATAGTGAGCCAgtcatttacacctcgggtggtgtatattatatgagataaatcctttttcagtttccCGAAAAAGGATGACCTAACCCGAGGGTTAACACATGACTCCCCTCTAAGTGTGGTTTTCAGTAAAACTTTTATTCTTGTTGGTGGATCTTGGTTAAATGGGTCTTTATAGATTGTCTTCCCCAAATTGACATCATCTGGAATAAGCGTGGACccgctgtgaatctcaactattgagcggggctcaatttctagcttcaattcctttaattcttcagttgtaggttcataaccattagccatgagaacgagtagcaaaccgtcttcctcctttaccacaatctcatctatataactagaagagtaagaatgtaactcggggaaatcctgcaaaagctcagaaagtggatctaaacgagtacattTTTCAACTATCAGTTCATTTTGCAAAAGAGATTGTGAAGTTATAAATTGTGGAGCTAGACTGGACTCTGTCACATTTGAattttcttgaaacagaatcaatggtgaataatgatcggtagcaagttgcatagtgggtaggggactcgaatgttttacGTTCGGATTCATGCAACGTTGCAaagacccataaaaacacgggcagaaaccttcgactatcatcctctctttcatagacatgtttttagtgttaaccacaacttcattttcttctttctcttggtacccctcgttaacactaggagataaatataattcgattagtttcctccgttctaatatcattctctcacccattgtcatattcctgtggtcaaccattttcctgcaactgacaaaaactagaaaagtataaaagcaccgacactaaacagtgaaaaaaaaataaaataataaaaaaaatctaaagaaataaaaaaataatcacaacttagtaaacaattcttatcttgacacaactgtccccggcagcggcgccaaaaacttgatgtgtgaaacgtgatatatgaattaatgtatgaaattgtatggaaaataccggttttaaagattacacacactaacaggcagtgtacccgatcgtgtagtagtatagataatggtaaaatccgtgtatcgttccaaggacagttatatgtgcatgttaagattgtataaactaaattgagttttaactagataaaatgaaatcaaacaaatacaagatattgggttgccctttaacgatggacAAATCAATAAACGAATAAGttcaaaagacaatatttttggtattttagatttataaaaatgaaaagatagtttttatatcaaataaaacaaatatgctcatctagactttttaccctcgatgttgattgttgttttaggtttaggaccggattgattgactacgcatgagaactaattaattggtttaccaagagtagtcttgcgcaaacactcaaacgggattacacgacgcaagtgatgttcttgtcatctaagacctcctatttgtaattaactaattcaactagtataaagacttgaatgatgatcatgccaatgatgtgttgatcatgatccactcctatgtcaactaatggtttagcttagttcattcccttggtccggttaaatgcccaattcacccaacccaagtaatcaatttagtatagtaataggatccctataaacgtcactagataaggcaaattactaacacttattagttatatggaatctagtagtgaaaatatgcataacagattctagggaagtgatcgttctcctagacaactacacatatcaattaagctatccgaaagtatatacaagagtcgttcttacattcctatagagattaaccgtttgaacgcaacttgcCCCTTTTGGTCAAAGACGgacaaacacttgtcactaggtgtaaaccgatatactaaatcaacaagatgatgtttcttagttgaataagtatactaactaattgaatcgaaaagattaaacttaacaagaatggttcttttattcaaacatcaaactatcattcataagaacaatcaattaacaaaagtaaacaatcaacatctcggttatttatctagacaagcataaaaagaactagctaacaatcataattaaagacaataacaaactggaaacaaagatagaattcattgaactaacaagaatcgacctcttgaagcaatcttggatgatgatcctgatgattcttgattccggattgaaatgatggattaggtgatccaggattactccaaggatcaccttgaatcgtaccTTAGCCTCTGAAAATGACTGTGAACTGGTTTCtcaagaatgaagctggaaaggggttTAAAAAGGCTGAACAGTAGCTGAAAAGTAGGGTGCGCCGAGCGCACAAAAgcacgtgcgcggcgcgcactgttcACCTACCACAATTCCACTTTACAGCTCGAGTTGCACGTTCAGATCTGCTTTACACGTCAGAGTGCGTGGagaaagtgcgctgagcgcactacttggcgcactctactattcatgctttttgacatgttttcgatcccagaattctctgatcaaaatttggacgagtgagctgagcgcactccttggcgcactctactattcatcgactttttgatttgttttcgatctctgagtagtatcatccaaaatcttccatatttcttcaattatacaatgattctaactattttacaataaaatggaatacaaacgaaaatactatgtttacacacgaaataaataacgatagaacttgatattgcgactaaagatatgtctaatttgagcaatatcaataAACATACAAAGGGGTACCCACCGAAACATCGTTGTAACAGCAGCCAGAATACAAATCCGACCACCAACATAAGAAGCAACATTCCGGACAAAAAGTACCGACTGGAAAAAGAACCTTACCCACAGAACAATCCACCTGCCGGAAAAAGAAGCGACCCATTCAAAAAAACCAGCCCACCTTCTGATCTAACACAGAGCCCCTAAAGGCTCGCCGCCTGTGAATAACCAGAAAAGAAAACCGGCAAGAGTCACCGGAGCAAGACAAAACAACGGCCAAACCCTAGAACACGAAAAACATCGAAGAAACCAAAAAACATACCCAAAACAACCTCCGAAAAACAGAGTGCGTGAAGAAACTCCACGAACTCGCCGCATGCTACCGGATTCGAGAAGGACACATTCGCTGGAAAATTCTAAAACTCCGTTCCAGGGAAAGAAAGCAGATCTGAGTGAAGAAAGGAAGAAAAAGCACAAAAAGTAAACACGCCGGAAAGAGAAAAAAGGGAAGAAGGGTCCAAGCCACCGATGAGATGCCGGTTGCCGGAGAAGAAGCTGCTCTCGGCTCCGAGAGCTACAAAACGTCGAGTAGAAGAGTGGTGGCGGTGATGGAAGTTAGAAGAGTGGTGGCGGAAGGTGATTACGGTTAGGGCACCAGAGAAGTATTTTGAAAGAAGATGAAGAATATAGTTAGAACCACTAAGAGGAGGTGGTGATGGTGTGAtggagaattattattattattattattattattattattaatcatggaCAATCCATGATTAGTATATAGTAGAATGTTTCTAGGTGCATTATATATCCTTATATATccgtgtatatataataataataataataataataataataataataataataataataataattattattattattattattattattattattattattattattattattattattatcattattattattattattattattatttatttattttatttaagtttgTACCAATCTTCTAAGTGGTACATAGCGAAACCATTTACTCCAGTCACTTAATAAAAATATATGTTTAGTATTTTATTTAAATTTGAGGTTAGTAACAATCTACATCAATCTAcattttttaattatatattattaaaaagtGTTCAAGATATAAAGCGAAATTATTTCTCGCGGTAACGAACGAGCTTTTACGTTTTATATAATGATCAGTTAATATTCGTCACAAATATTAAAATGAGATTtaatttcattaaaaatatataacaaaATGAGTTTAATAAAGGTTGATATAGATTTGAAGTTATGAAtgttaacgagttatgaagtacgcGTATTAAAGCACAAGGTGTCCGTAGTCCCTTTCAGTGTCCATTTTCAGTGTCGAAAATGGAAGTTGAAATTGACTAACAGTGACATTAGTGGAGGTGTCCGTAGTTCATTTTGGCGTCCATTTTCGGTGTCCAATTTCACCTACAATGAACATTAAAAAAAAGGAAACGGACGATTTTATCAGCGTCGGCCTCGCGACGGTGGGGATTGATGGCGAAGGCGACCCGGTGTCGGAGGACGAGCTCACGGCGTCGATTCTGGAGGGACGGTGGGGTGGGGACGCCTGACACCCTGTGCTCTTATGGtgggagataatatatatatatatatatatatatatatatattttaaacaatcttttaattttatttttttaaattgggAAAAGAGAAAATAGCTGACCTCAGCGTATAGTTGCTATTAATGGATTTGATGTTGTATGACTGGtactcttttaaaaaatatttttgaCTTCCTTTATCTTCTCGTTTAAGGTGGAACTCGATTTCACGCGCACAagcaactgaaaaaaaaaaaaaaaaaatgcaagatCCAAACACGAAACCGCCAAACACGCCATCCTCATTTCCGTTCCGGACGTCACACCACCGGCGTGCACACTCCGATGTCAATTTCCGGTTACCGGAAGACCTGGATCTGGTATCAGATTCCTTCGATGCACCTTCTGGAAGCTTCGAAGATATTGGATCTGAAGACGATCTGTTTTCTACTTATATGGATATTGAAAAACTCGGATCTAATTTAAATGAACCTCCGGAAACTGTCCGGATCAACAATGCTGGTGGTGAAAATGGAGCTTCTGAAGATAATTACGCCTGCGGTGGTGGTGGCGAGGGTAGTGGTGATGGTGAAAAGACTAGTATGAAACCTAGACATCGATATAGTAATTCGGAAGATGGATCGAGTTTTTTAGGGCAAAGTATTGAAGCTAAGAAAGCAATGGCGCCTGATAAACTTGCTGAACTTTGGGCTGTTGATCCCAAACGAGCTAAGAGGTACATCTGGTTTTAGTATTGTTTTAATTATTTGTGATTGAGATTACGAACTTTGTTATATAAGTAAACAAATTTGATATGTATGGCTATGAATTGGAAATCAGGAAATGTAATGTTAGAAATCGATCTAGAGGTAATGGATCGTAAATTAGCCTATATTAGATTCACTAATTGTTTGAGTGTACCACTGTAACAACTATAATAGTGTATTTGACTAAGAACCTCATTATGGTCATAGATTTTTGATTTGATGCGTTGGCCTGTTGTTAGCAAACTTGCAACGATCAACTTTGTGTTTCTTGTTGCCTTGTCGTAAACTTGCGCATCGATTTAGCTATTTTTAAGTTGATGACGATTGATAGTCAGTTAATCAGCGATTTATAATCTGAATTGGCTATTTTTTACTCAATTTCTAGTTCACTTGTTGGGATTGTAAATGGATAGACGCAAGAGGTTTTCCATGTTCAAGTTACCTGTTGGGACCGTCTTACTTTTTATCTGTTGTTTTTCCTTGAGAACGGACTAGTAATAGTAGCTGTAGAAGTAATACCGTGTTTGACATGGAAGTCTATATATCTTACCGATAAGGCAATTAATGATTTTAAACAGATAGTATTGGGAAAATTAGGTTCTTGGTTAACTATATTGATGATATAGCATTGCTATGGACTTGCATTGTATTTTAGCCGAAGTGGAAGATTAATGAAATACGTAGGAATCATCTGGAAAGCCGATTAATGTAAATTGACTTATTTCGGATCCTCACCTCAAGGACAAGTGCTTTTAGGAAGGAGTATTATAGAAAGACTCGAATGGGTTAGTTTTTATGCTAGATCTGATTAGAGCTAAAATAATTGAACATCTTGCTAGAGAACCTATCTGTTGAAAGTCAGTTATCCTGGATTGTTATTCGGTTTGATCAACAAAATATGGATTGTCATAAGAGCAACTTGTTGATCATCGTTAGTTGATAATCGTGTTAGAGTGTTAAATAATCTTATGTTTTTGTACTACACAGGATTATGGCAAATCGACAATCTGCTGCTCGTTCAAAGGAGAGGAAAGCTCGTTACATAACTGAGCTTGAGAGAAAAGTTCAGACTTTACAAACGGAAGCAACAACCCTTTCTGCACAATTGGCTCTTTTTCAGGTGATCATCAGTTTACTTTGTTGCCTTGTATACttttttatttattcattttttttttttttcaatctaaGCTGATTCAAAATCACAGGAATGTGTTCAAAACATGTCATGAATTAGAAATGTTTTTAATAGACTTCAATTCATGTTCTTTTCTTCATACAGAGGGATACAAATGGTCTTTCTTCTGAAAACATGGAACTTAAGCTCCGAGTACAGGCTATGGAACAAC
This genomic window from Rutidosis leptorrhynchoides isolate AG116_Rl617_1_P2 chromosome 2, CSIRO_AGI_Rlap_v1, whole genome shotgun sequence contains:
- the LOC139893460 gene encoding transcription factor RF2b-like yields the protein MQDPNTKPPNTPSSFPFRTSHHRRAHSDVNFRLPEDLDLVSDSFDAPSGSFEDIGSEDDLFSTYMDIEKLGSNLNEPPETVRINNAGGENGASEDNYACGGGGEGSGDGEKTSMKPRHRYSNSEDGSSFLGQSIEAKKAMAPDKLAELWAVDPKRAKRIMANRQSAARSKERKARYITELERKVQTLQTEATTLSAQLALFQRDTNGLSSENMELKLRVQAMEQQAQLRDALNEALKQEVERLRVATGEIANCSDGYNLGMNHLQYNQPSFFKNQNQTEPQQYHRGNHPKMSNNYHHHFVATDTHQQDPIGHFQGLDISNRSGGPHNIKSEGVSISTSESSGTF